Within Sorangiineae bacterium MSr11367, the genomic segment AGCCCGGCGAGTCTTCGACGATGACGCACTGCTTGCCCATCTCGGCGAGGAAGCGCTTGCCGGCGTCGAGCGTCGCGGGCGACGTGTGGAATCCGCGGATCATCTCCACCATCGGCTTCATCGGGACCGGGTTCATGAAGTGCATCCCCACGACTTGGGCGGGGCGTTTGGTCGCCGAGCCGATCTTCGTGATCGGGATGGCCGAGGTGTTCGCGGCGAAGATGACGTCCGGCCGACAGATCGCGTCGAGGCGGGCATAAACGTCCTTCTTGACGTCCCACTTCTCGACCACGTTCTCGACGACGAAGTCGACATTCGCGAGCGCGTCGTAGTCGACGGTGAAGTTGACACGGCTCATCACGTCCCGCGAGTCCACGGCGACCTTTTTGAAGAGGGCGACGGTACGAAGGCCAGTCTTCAACTCCTTGCGCGAGCGCTCCAGGACGGCGTCCGATACGTCGATCAGGACGACGTCATGTCCTCTGTGCGCGAGGTCCTGCGCGACGCCTACGCCCATCACTCCGGCGCCAACGACGCCAACGGATCGAAACTCCATGTCGATGTTCTCCGAGATCAAAGGCCGTCGCGGACGGCGTAGAGGTTGTGGATGTTCGTCCCCGCGTACAGCTCGTCCTGCTGCACCGTGACCTTGAAACCGTGCTGCGCGAGCCGTGACCGGAGCACCTCGACCCTGCCATCCGCATCGTGGGCCTCGAGGACGACCTGCCGGATCATCGGCCAGTGCTCGTCGTCGATGCCTTCGATGACCTCGAGCTCGCACTTCTGGACATCGATCTTGATCAGATCGATCCGTTCGACGCGCTGCTCGCGGATGACGTCGCTGAGGCGACGGAGTTTGGCGGTAAAGACGGTCGACTGGAAGCGGACGTCCAGCAGCTCCTCCTCGAACCCGGCGACCTCGCTGACCTCCGCGACGCCTGCCTTCTTCTGATTGGAGATGATGGTCTTGAGGTTGTGTTTTTCCTCGGCCTCGTCGGCGTGGAACGACGACATACCCGTGCTGCGCGGATAAAAGGTAAACGAGGCCTCGCCCTCGACGTTCGACACCCCCACGTTGAGCGCGGTCGCGCGAATGCCTTGCTCGGCGATGTTCTTGCTGAGAATCTCGAACATGCGCGGCGCGGGCTCGAAGGAGAACACGCGAACGTCCTTCGCCTCCCGATGGGCGAACAGCGTGAACAAGCCGATGTTGGCACCTACGTCGAAGACACAGGCCCCGTCCGGGATGCGGATGCCGTGCTTGACGTACGATCGGTGCGCGAAGATGTCGTCGTAGAAGTGCTGCGTCTCGGCCAGGTTCTGGTGGCGGACGACGAGGCCGTTGGCCAGAGCGACGGTGGGGATGGCCTCTTGCGGAGCCGCGGTGGACTGCGTGGCGAGGCGACCGGACTGACCAGACTGACCCGACGGCGCGCTGACGCTTCGACCCGACTTCGTGGCCTCGATGGCGGCCGCCATCGCGCGCAGCGTGCCCGCCTCGTAGATGCGACGGAGCGGGAAACTGACACGAAACGACCGTTGAATTCGGTTGATCAGCCTCGTGGCGGTGAGGGAGTTGCCACCCAACTCGAAGAAGGAGGTGGTCGGCCCAATCTTGTGCCCAGGCAGGAGCTGGCTCCAAATCGCCGCCAGGTCCCGCTCCGTGCGCGTCTCGAGCTCGGCCTCTGCGGTCGGCGTGCTGGGCGTCGTGCCGTGCGTTTCCGCGTCCGACGCATGATCCGCGAGCGGCTGCGCCGGGAGAGCCGCCGCATCCAACGCCGCGTTCTCCACCCAGAGGCGACTCACCGCCTTGAAGAGCGCGACCGTGTCCGACTGCGGATCGTAGGCGTGCCGCATCGAAGCAACGATGAGCCGATCGGGGCGCGCACCGATCCCCGGATCGAGCAAGACGATGCTGCTCAGCGACTGCCCGGGACCCACCTCGAGGAACACGCGCTCCGGGCGCTCGGCGAGCGTGTGAAGACCTTCGCGGAAGCGCACCGGACTGCATAGGTGCGCGGCCCAATAGGCGGGGTCGAGGACCTCGGCCTCCGTGATGAACCGCCCGGTGACGTTCGAAACGTAGGGGATGGCCGGCGCCCTGGGGGCATACGTCTTGGCGAGCGCCGTTACCCGGTCGGCGATCGGGCGCATCATCGCGGAGTGGAATGCGTGCGACGTTTGAACGCGCCGAACGGTCACGGCCCGGCCGGCGAGCGCTCGTTCGAGCTCGCCAATTTCCTCGGGCGCGCCCGCGACGACGGTGAGCTCGGGGCCGGTGACCGCCGACAAGGAGAGGTGCCGTCCCAGCAGCGGGAGCACCTGCTCCTCGGGGAGGTTGACCGCGAGCATCGCCCCTGGGGGAAGTGTTTCAATCAACTGCGCGCGTCGCGCGACGAGCGTCAAGGACGCCTCGAGCGAAAGGACGCCCCCGAGGCACGCGGCGACGTATTCGCCAAGGCTGTAGCCAATCATGGCGTTGGGGCGGAGACCCCAAGCCTCCAGAAGCTTCGCGACCGCATATTCCACGACGAAGAGCGCCGGCTGCGCGATGCTGGTTCGATTCAGTCGCGTTTCATGCGCGCTCGGTGCCCGGTCATCGCGTCCGAGCATCCTACGCAGATCGACCGCGCCCTTCGACGAGACGTTCGGGGTGCTCTCGTGCTGGGCCTTGGTCGGGTAGATGAGATCGCGCAGGTCGAGACCGAGTTCCGGCTTCAAGAGCTCCGCACAGCGGTCGATCTCGGCCCGGAACGTCGGTTGCGTCCGATAGAGCTCGGCCCCCATGTCGAGGTAGTGATCGCCCAATCCAGGCAACATGAAGGCGATTGGGCGCGCCGTCGCAGTTGCCGGTCCGATGGCGACGACCGGCTCCGCGCCCTCACCGAAAAGGAGGGCCGCCCGGTGACCGCCTTGACCCGCGGCGTGCAGTTCGACGATGCCGCCCCCAGGCGGGCGTACGTGCTGGAGCGCCGCCCGCACCTGCGACTCGTTGGGCGCCGACACCAGCGCAAGGGAGCACGGCGTTCTGGCCGTTCGATCCTGAGCAGGGGCTCCCGCCCGAATCTGCATGGAGGTGGTCATAGGGGCTTTGTCACTCCAGTCCGCTTGAAGTCGATAATGATGGTGCAACGCGAAGGGAATCGAGTCGGGTTGGCGGCCGACGGAACCCACGCTTGATTGCTTGATTAAGTGGGCGGCCCCGATCAGGCGATCGAGGTCGAATCCATTGAGATGGACATAAGCGCTTACGCGCGCGGCATCACCGCGCTCGCAGACTCTGGTCATGATGACTTGGTACGGCTCGCGACGAATCCCTTTGCGGGATTCGTGGTTCGATGATCCCCCCCAGAAGCTTCCGAAGAGCACGGGGTTGCTCCGATGAATGGCCCGCTACGCGCCGTACTCGATGTCGGGCGCGGCGTTACTGCCGTCGGCGTACATAGACACGATACGAAGAAATTCGTCCGGAGTCACGTGCCTACCGTGGTGAAACTAAAAAGTAACTCGGTCCTCTGTACTTTTCCGTTCGTCATGGGGTTACCGGAGTCCGTTGGTGCTTGCTCTATACGAAGAATGTCTTTCTCCGCATTTGGCCTGCGGCCATTTCGAGAATGAAAATAACGAGTCGTGCTCGGTGAGGTGCAGACGAGTAGCTCGCCGCTATACCGAGCTCCACGTCGGCCGCGCTTTCACCACCATCTGCGCACGCGGCGAAGATATGTAGTCACGCGCGCACCAAGTTAAGTCGCGAAAGTAAATTTCTCTCCAGTGCTTTCTCCCATCGTCATGGGATTACCGGAGATGCACCACGTGTATCTCTATGTACTAATGTGGCCATGTCTCTCCATTAGCGCGTGGACATTTTTCCAAACTGGATATCGGGCCGTGCTCCTTTCGATGTCCAGGGGCCGGCGACGAGTGGCTTGCCACGATACCGAACGCCACGTTGGCTCGCGTTTTTGGCGAGATTTGCGCACGAAAACGCGGTGGAAGCGCCCTGACCGTAGCCCTGCGCGCCAAACTGACCCTGCAATCCAGTTTTCTCTTGCACTTTCTACTCATGATGGGGCGCGGAGACCGCGGTGGTTTATCTCCATATGATATGTGCGGACTGGGTGTGTTCGGATCGTCGCGATTTTAATTTCAATTGTCGGCGCACAATCAAACGGGCCCGGCGGCGCTACTCTCGAACGAAGCGCCGCGCGCGGGGCGGGAGAGCGTAGGCACCTGCGGCTCGCCGAAAGTTCAGCGACTCCATGGTGGTGGCATGGCCGTAGTCTTCAGTGCGACAGGTCATTGATGCGGACGTTGTCAAGCTCGACAACCTGTATTGACTTGGTCCGGCCCATTGCGCAAGTCGATAGTCTTCCAGCCAAGCAACTACGTCTCCTGCAAGGAGAAATGCAGTACCCGCTGCGAGCCCTGAACGTGCATTCGTCCGCGTGAAAGCTCGGATCTCATTTGATTGCCGACCGGTGGCGATTGGCCGCAGCTCGGAATCCGTCGAAGGCGTTTCGACGAGCTGCTACTCCCATATCGAGGCCCCCGTGCGACGACGAAGGTGCATATGCCCGACTCGACACGAAGAGTGCCGTCGGACTCAGGCTCGACGGTGTGATGAAGACATCGTGGCGCTGATACGGCACTAGATAGTGAGCGCAGGTTGCCAACGATTGGTCCGATGTCCGAACGACTTCGTGTGGCGCCGCACGCGCGGAGGCGGGCGCCTCTACATCACGCCACGATAGACACGATAGCGTCGACACCAGCCCCGCCAACTCGGGACGGGGCGGTCACTCTCAGCAGCGACGCGGTCGAGACTCACGCGTGCGCGCAGGTTGAGGAAACTGACGAGGTTGACGATCCGAGTTCTACAATCGAACTCGGTCTATCAAGCCGCATCGGAGAGTGCTGGGTTCTCTCCGGATAATTCGTGGGCGCAACAGGATTTGAACCTGTGACTTCGTCCGTGTGAAGGACGCACTCTACCGCTGAGTTATGCGCCCCAGCTAAGCAACGTTTCGTGATGAGCGAAGTAACCTAGTTGCTCGAGAGCTGCAAGAAAATCCGACGCTAAACGTTCGGCGCGTCGCCGGACGTGGCCGGAAGGACGTGCGCCACCTGCGCGACCTGTACGATCGGCGCGACAGGGGAAGGAGAGGTGGCCGACGCTTGCGGGGTCGCGTTATGACGCCCCAGGGAAAGGGTGCCGAAAAAGATGCCCAGGGTCAGGGCAAGAACTGCGAAATGTCCGAGAAACGCGCCGGAGCAGCCGGCAACGGCGATGGGGGCAAGAGCAGCGAGGCACCAGGGGGTAACTTTCATTGCAGTCTTTCTTCTCCGGGGGAGCACCGCGATGCCTTCACTCGAAAGCGGATCGCGCGACATGCCTGGGCGTAGCCGTAATGGCCGGGGTGGTTGGAACTTGGTACGTGAAATGCCTGTTACCGGTCGCCCTACATGTAAGATAAGATACGATACCCTTGCGAGGGAGGCCAACTTCTACCGAGCTCGGTCCCGCTTCAGCAAGTGAAAGCGTCATGGCCTGCTCCTTCGCACCTTTTATTCCGTGAGCCGGTTTTCCAAAAAGTCTCTCATTTCCATAAGTTACCGCTGCGTACTTTTTTTTACCGTGGGCGTGGGGCCAACAGCCTGTGTGCGTGGGAACACAAAAGCTCTGACGGGCTCGAGACGTGCGGGCTATGGTGCGGGACGCTTGGTCCCTCTCGTGCGAGCGCTCCCTCTGGTGGTGACGGCGTGGATGGTGTGCCTCGGCTGCCGTGCGGTCGACCCGGGGCCGAACTTCGTCGTGGCCGAAGAGCACTTCAACGAGGACTACTTCTATTGCCACGTCGAGCCGGCGCTCATCTTCAATAAGCGGTGTGGCCCCGGCGATCCGGCGGCGGGCGATCCGGGCAACGGCTGCCACTACAATGCCTCGGCGGTGAGCGGCATGGTGCTCGTGGAGCACGAGCCCATCGACTGCGCGGGCGGCGATCATCCCGTCGACCGCACGCGGGTAGGGGCGGGCAGCTCGGCGCAGGGGAACCTGCAGTCGGTCTCGCTCGAGATGAGCCGCGATTACCTGACCGCGCCGCTTCTCGTGCGCCCGTCGGGGGCGAACCATCCGCGGGTCATCTTTCAACGCGACGACGCGGTGGTGGACACCATCCGCGCCTGGGCGGAGCAACCGTGAAGGGACTCGGGGCAACCGTGAGGCATCTTCGGGGGGCTTTTGCCGCGGCGATGCTCGCCGGCT encodes:
- a CDS encoding 3-hydroxyacyl-CoA dehydrogenase NAD-binding domain-containing protein; protein product: MEFRSVGVVGAGVMGVGVAQDLAHRGHDVVLIDVSDAVLERSRKELKTGLRTVALFKKVAVDSRDVMSRVNFTVDYDALANVDFVVENVVEKWDVKKDVYARLDAICRPDVIFAANTSAIPITKIGSATKRPAQVVGMHFMNPVPMKPMVEMIRGFHTSPATLDAGKRFLAEMGKQCVIVEDSPGFVSNRVLMLTINEAAFLVQDRVAQPADVDRIFKTCFEHKMGPLETADLIGLDTILYSIEVLYENFNDDKYRPCPLLKKMVDAGLWGRKSGRGFFSYE
- a CDS encoding FkbM family methyltransferase; its protein translation is MTTSMQIRAGAPAQDRTARTPCSLALVSAPNESQVRAALQHVRPPGGGIVELHAAGQGGHRAALLFGEGAEPVVAIGPATATARPIAFMLPGLGDHYLDMGAELYRTQPTFRAEIDRCAELLKPELGLDLRDLIYPTKAQHESTPNVSSKGAVDLRRMLGRDDRAPSAHETRLNRTSIAQPALFVVEYAVAKLLEAWGLRPNAMIGYSLGEYVAACLGGVLSLEASLTLVARRAQLIETLPPGAMLAVNLPEEQVLPLLGRHLSLSAVTGPELTVVAGAPEEIGELERALAGRAVTVRRVQTSHAFHSAMMRPIADRVTALAKTYAPRAPAIPYVSNVTGRFITEAEVLDPAYWAAHLCSPVRFREGLHTLAERPERVFLEVGPGQSLSSIVLLDPGIGARPDRLIVASMRHAYDPQSDTVALFKAVSRLWVENAALDAAALPAQPLADHASDAETHGTTPSTPTAEAELETRTERDLAAIWSQLLPGHKIGPTTSFFELGGNSLTATRLINRIQRSFRVSFPLRRIYEAGTLRAMAAAIEATKSGRSVSAPSGQSGQSGRLATQSTAAPQEAIPTVALANGLVVRHQNLAETQHFYDDIFAHRSYVKHGIRIPDGACVFDVGANIGLFTLFAHREAKDVRVFSFEPAPRMFEILSKNIAEQGIRATALNVGVSNVEGEASFTFYPRSTGMSSFHADEAEEKHNLKTIISNQKKAGVAEVSEVAGFEEELLDVRFQSTVFTAKLRRLSDVIREQRVERIDLIKIDVQKCELEVIEGIDDEHWPMIRQVVLEAHDADGRVEVLRSRLAQHGFKVTVQQDELYAGTNIHNLYAVRDGL